The following is a genomic window from Numenius arquata chromosome 12, bNumArq3.hap1.1, whole genome shotgun sequence.
GGCACCGAGCGAGGAGTGTGAGGGTCTCAAGGGCCGGAGTCACCGCGTCCGGCCCGGTGCACGCTGCGATGGCGACGGAGGAAACTAACTCCTACAGAAACTAGTTATAATATAGGTATTTGCGTGGCGAGAGGCCCGGGGGAGCAGAGTCCTCAGCGAGAGCCGGAGCAGCCCGTCTCCTCGTGCTTGTGGAGCAGCGACATACGGGAGAAAGTCCGGGAGCAGGTTTTGCATTGGTACTTCTTTACATCTGAATGGGTCTGCAGGTGGGCTCGGAGATTAGAGCGGTCAGCAAAGGCCCGGTTGCAGTGTGTACAGGAAAAGGGCTTTTCACCTATGGGACAAAGAGAAACGCTCCCAATTAACCAGTGCATCAACACATGGGGAATATCAAAGAAGGAGCCATTCATTAGCCAAAGTTTGTGAAGAGCATAGTGAAAAGTAAGTGCTGGCTGTTATTGTTCGGAGGGAAAGACGGGCGAGGTATGTTCGGGGAAAGACGGGGACTTGGGAATTTCCTACTCCCAGAAAAACCTCTCCTATGAACCACGGAAAAATTAATGCTGGAAACATCTGCAAGCAGCAAGGCAGTTGCACATACAAACGAAGACGCAATATTCGTCTCCTGCCTGGAGCCAAGCAAACCGTTTGCAGAGAGGCAGGAAAGCCAAGCACTATGTGTTAATTATATCATAGCAGGCAGCGGCTGAAAGGCGCCAGCGCCAGGGTGAGTATAGCTATTTCCTTTGCCGAACCCCGCgctcccccttctcctgcccagcTCGCATTGAAAAGCCTGGCCAGGGCGAATTCCTCCCAGAAAGACTCTTTTGGAGGAAACAAATGCGTATGCTTAATTTGGAAAGCACAATTAAGTCTTCCCGGCTTCCTTCAGCCATCATCTTTAGTACGTTAAGAGGGTGTGAAATCAGTGCCAAGTAACAATTACACTATCCCCGCAGTCCCACAAAGGATGCTCGGGAGATGCATTGTACGGGCAGCCGTGGCGGCGGGGTGGGCTGCAGCTGCGGTGCCCGGACCTGCACCGACAGGCCGGTGCCCCCAGCACCTGCCCCGGTACATCTCGGCAGGCAGCGGGTGTGCTTTGAGCCGAGCAGGACAACAGGCTGGAGGCCACGGTGGTGGGCAGCTGGGCCTGGGGTGCTGCCCTGGCCGGGAGCCCTTGGtgtgggcagggagggatgctTTGGGCACGGCAGTGCACAGGGACAGTGTGCTTCAGCAGTCTCGTAGCCCCAGTTTATGAAATTAGGCTGAAGTGTGTGCAGTGGCCCCGTGGCTGATGGGCTGGCCCGCGGGCAGGCACGGCactaacagcagcagcacagatttACAAGCTGAGCCTTGACCCTGCGCTCGGTTCCAGCCAAGAGGATATTTAAAGGACATTTTAGAGAGATGTGCCAAAGGGGTTTGGGAAGCCCTTATCTTCCCAGATAACACCCGGCCCACTGATTTGCTGGGGGCCACAGAGCTGGGAAGCGGGAAGCGataagggagggagggggggagaggggcgaGAGCCAGCATTACCGGTGTGCGTCCGGATGtggccctgcagcagccagggccGGGAGAAGGCCTTGCCACACATCTTGCAGACGCAGGGCAGTGTATGGCTCCGGATGTGCATCTTGAGAGCCCCCAGGCTCACGTACTCCTTCTCGCAGTACTTGCAGCTGAAGGATTTCCTGGCCTGGGCGTCGCAGTGCAATTGCTTGTGCTTGGAGAGCCCGGCGAAGGTGGAGTAAGCCTTGGCACACTGGGCGCAGCGGAAGCGCTCGGCAGCAGCGGGGGccgaggctgggctggggggcccGGAGCTCTTGCCTTCATCCTCCTCGCTggagagtgctgtcaggtccagGGCGGGGGCCGCACCACCCGCTGCTTCACTGCTCGGGGCACCCGGGAAGAGGCTGGAGAGTAGCCCCGCATCCCATACCAGCGGCGGGTAGTAGGCACCGGGGCCAAGCACCTCGGGCGGGGGGATGACGGGCAGCGGGCACGTCTCGTACAGCAGCGGGGCGGCCAGCACTGCGGGAGGGGGCAGCACTCAGTAGGGGCCCGATGCTCCCCATAAGAACGGGGACGAGGGGCCCCCGACCCACCCCCCGCTGGGCTCTGCACCCAGGGGACcgggctgcccagcccagccccgggcaATGGGATCTGACCCCAGGCCATCCCATGAGAGCCCCGCGCCCCACCCCGGAGAGGCAAAGGGACCCCAGCCCACCCCGGGGCAATGGAGACCCCACCACACGGGGGCTCGGCGCCCCTGCCCGCCCTGCTGCGAGGGATGGGGCTAAAGGGACCCCATGCCCCTGCCCACACCCGTCACGGGGAGCTCCCCGCACACCCGTACCCACCCCATGGGGGAGCCCCCAGCAACTCCGCCGACACCGGGGAACCAAGAGGCGGCTCCACATCCCGGGACACGGGCGATCCCGAGCCCCATCGCACCTGAGACGCACgaaactgaaaataaaccacCCTCACACCCCTGCGAAAAGTGAGTCACCCACCCGCTCCCGTGCGGTGACATAAGGGGATCCTGCACCGGAGCCCCCGCACCACCCCTCGGAACACCCCACGTGCGTGGCCCGTCCCGTCGCGCCGCGCCCCGTCCACGCACCGGCCTGGCTCTCCAGCTCGCTGTAGTTGGGCTTCTTGCTGGCCGAGAAGTGCTTCTTCACCAGGAAGGAGCGCGGCATCTTGCatcccccggggccgccgcccgctGCGGGGCCGTCGCGCCGCCGCGCCCGTTAATAtgggcccggggccgggggggcggcgcAGGGGCGAGGAGGGCGGTGCGGGGCCGCCCCCGGGTCCCGGAGCCAatgggccgggcggggcgggcgccgggggccgagccgagccgtggGGATTGCCCACGGGGCTCCGCTCCCCGCGGGGACCAGGCGATGCTCCGGAGGGAACCAGAGCAAGGAGCCATGCGGCAGACCCGGGGCCTCTGTGCCCGAGGGGGACTGTGtcgctgccccacagcagcgGGGCTGGAGGAAGGTGCTGTGCGGGGAGGGTGATCCCTGGGCCCCCCACCCGTGGCTCTCCTTGCCCCTGCCCCACCGCTGGGGACAGTGGTGCAGTTTAGGACAAGCCCCGCTGCTGGGATACAGCCCAGAGAGGGAAACACGCTTCGCCGCAGCGTATTAATCCTCTGAGGAGAGGCAATGACTGGCGGAGGAGCAGGATGGATCCGGCACAGCCCTTGCTGGCTCCCTCCCCGAGGCAGGGGTCAGCAGCACCTGCCCGGACatgcttctccctcctgctgggCAGGTTTCAGGCAGAGCAGCCTCCCCTCGCGAGCTGCCCTCTGattttcttccctcctgccttctcGTGGCTCCTTCCCCACGGGCATGGCAGTGTGGGTCAAACAACCCCAGAGAGGCACACGCTCCCTTTGGCTTTCCGCTCCCTGGGGGACACATGCCCATGGGAAGGTGCCCAGGCCTTGCCAGTGGATGCTTGGGGAGCAATGAGCAGAGACAGAGCGGTCCCCCCCTGCCTGGCAGTTAACAAGCTCAGCCCAGGCTTCCAGCTCGCCCCATCCCTCCGGCTCACGTGGGGATTTCCCTGCTGGAAGGGCTCAGGGCACGGGTCCAGCCACCTGCTGCGGGATCCACACTCAGCTCCAAGACAGCTGCCGACGGCGGGTTggctgcgggaggaggaggaatgggaCCTGCTGGGAATGCCTCCTCGCTCCCGGCCAGCGCCTGGCCCTGCCACTCGAAAAAGGAAAGGGCCACTCGTGACTCAGCCGCCACACACCGCTCCACCAGCCCCTGCTGACCACGTGTTTGCTGTTTAGCCACAAACCCGCATGAAATGCAGAAGTGGGAGCAAAGCTTTCcactggcagggctgcagcacaggGGGCTGAGCTCactgtcagcctttcctcaggGCAGGAACAGCTTGGAAAGCTTGGAAGGCTTGTCCTGCCAGCCACACGCAATCCTGCAGGGAGGAGATGCGTTTGCAAACTCTTCCCCTGCAGCCACAAGCTCTGGAGCTGGATCCATCCCTCCTTTCCGAAGGCTTTGAGGGATGCAAATCACAGAGGCCGGGTCCACTCCATTTCTCGCAGGAGTCCTGAGCGGCAGCACCCTGCGGCGCAGGGGGCAGCAGCCCGGGTGCTGCTGCAGGTGCCTCCCCCGGAGCCCCCCCGCGCTCCTCCACCTGCCACGGATGTGGTTATGCTGGGGACACTTGTACGAGGAACCCAACTATGCGGTTTTCTTTCAAGAAGCAAAGCctgctcctctcttctttctgaaatgttaataatCAGATCTGTTCCGACCACCACGCGCGGAAAAAACTTGCATGTGCTAGAGGAAAAATCGAGATCAAGGGAGAAAGCAACCTGACCTGCCCATGCCCGTGAGCCAGCAAGCTACGGACAGAGAGCAGGagacaggaggggaggggaagctcTGCAATGATTCATGGGCTGGAAATGGCAGTGGTTTCTCAGCCGTCCCACCCTGTGCTGGAACACTgggctctggcagcagctgagccccaggatgatcagagcagccctgccaccAGGCTATGGCACAGCTCTGGTCCCAGTGCCACACGGACTAGCCCGAGGCTGGCCCGAGGAGCTTGCAGGCACTCATTAGCTACCTCCAGAGCCGCAAGTCTGCTGCAAATTCTTGGTTTTGCCTTCTTTGGCCCCATGGCTACATGAAGCATCTCAAATATCCTGCTGCAGAGCAAAGCTCCTGCCACCAAGGAAGGCTGTGATGGGGCCAAGAGAAGTTCTGGTCCTGAGGTGTGGGGGGAGGTGTGCACCCTCCCTACAAGACCAGAGAAGCTCCCTGAAACCCACCACAGGTCTCAGAGCCAGGTGGAGGAGGACGGGGACGAGCACAGGGCCGGGAGGTGTGAGCCCGGTTCTCTCCAAAATGCAAGACCTCCCTCTGCTGTCGGCGCACGCCGCACTGGCCACCgctcctgctgctgtggccaCCGGGGTGGGCTTATCCCCCCTGTGCCCAGGCCATGGAAGGGAACCGCATTGCATGGGGGTACTCAGACAGCTCCCAGAAGAtccactgtattattttttttaaagcccagtGTCCGAGTATTAGGTAAAGACAATAAACATGAGATGAAATAGAAGAGAGACCCAAGCCTGTAGTGACAACACTTTCAATAAGTGCTAACTATTTTCCGGAGTTTTGGGGAAGaagtggggaaggaaaaggaagttttcatATTGGTTTCAACAGTCCTTGTTTGCATCACCTGGGGAATAATGTAGTTTACCCATAAGAAATGAGTTGCTTTTGAAGAATGAAGCATGGACAAATGCAACGGTGAGGTGAGCTCtgcattagaaaaacaaaacaaaaacccaccctgaAACAGGCAAATGCCCTCTTGACATTTTTAGTGTATTTAAACCAAAGAAAAGCTTTAGGACTGTGATCACACCCCTCATTTGCTTTTCCATGATTTAACATAGCCTTGGTATAGTGTGAGAGGTTAACCCTTCTTACACTGGTCTTACCAGTGACCATCCAGTACAGCTGGCCAAAGGCCTCCAAGCAAATTTGCTGTGCCTTTGTCAATCAGGTGACATGAGGACCCAGAACATGCCATTAATGCTTTTATGTAGATGGACTCCTTTATAAGATCTCATCCCCCCAGTGTAATGAGACCAGGAGATTTATTGCTCTAATTCCAGATGAAGCGATGCTTTTGTGTTAGGCACTTAATGCTGACAACAATTTATCAGCCCTATTAAGGCCAGTCTTTGACTGGAGACagattaatttaaagaaatagctCAACTGCAAGCTTGTCTCCTCCCATTCTGTCCCTCTCCCTCTGTGCTAATTGTCCTCCTAAGGCTGACTCCCTGTGCCAGACACTGGGAATTTCACAGGTCCGAGGTGGCCCAATTGCATTATCACCAACAATGGGCACTTGGGATTTGCTGAGGGGACAAGATCAGCTGCTGATGAggtgagagcagccctggcagagcaCTTCACTCTTCTGCAGTAACACACTGCTGCAT
Proteins encoded in this region:
- the SNAI1 gene encoding zinc finger protein SNAI1; the encoded protein is MPRSFLVKKHFSASKKPNYSELESQAVLAAPLLYETCPLPVIPPPEVLGPGAYYPPLVWDAGLLSSLFPGAPSSEAAGGAAPALDLTALSSEEDEGKSSGPPSPASAPAAAERFRCAQCAKAYSTFAGLSKHKQLHCDAQARKSFSCKYCEKEYVSLGALKMHIRSHTLPCVCKMCGKAFSRPWLLQGHIRTHTGEKPFSCTHCNRAFADRSNLRAHLQTHSDVKKYQCKTCSRTFSRMSLLHKHEETGCSGSR